From the genome of Halorussus caseinilyticus, one region includes:
- a CDS encoding succinylglutamate desuccinylase/aspartoacylase family protein, whose amino-acid sequence MTGSDADPEAFTYNGGIVEPGETQNIRYGISETYLGDPVRIPVTIVNGTEPGPTVFLSAAAHGDELNGIEVVREVAHEWNHDDLRGTLVCLPVLNVPGFLAQERYLPIYDRDLNRSFPGREGSTSAKRMAYQIFRNFLAPCDVGLDFHTSTRGRTNMLHVRGDVNNPDVARLAKAFGSNVIISSEGPTGSLRREATDYGIPTITIEMGEAHRFQREFIDRGLEGVESVLSEYGVHRTEAVKWPGWRTVIDDAKEKTWIRADAGGLVDMHHDRGSLVYEGDTICTITNPFKTDSEPVEAPFTGLLVGVLENPVVYPGNPLCHMVELSAKTRKALKRDRARSETRETPTPPPTTPNGL is encoded by the coding sequence ATGACCGGTTCGGACGCAGACCCGGAGGCGTTTACTTACAACGGCGGAATCGTCGAACCGGGCGAGACCCAGAACATCCGATACGGCATCAGCGAGACGTATCTGGGTGACCCGGTTCGCATCCCCGTCACTATCGTCAACGGGACCGAACCCGGACCGACGGTGTTCCTCTCGGCGGCGGCCCACGGCGACGAACTCAACGGCATCGAGGTGGTCCGCGAGGTGGCCCACGAGTGGAACCACGACGACCTCCGCGGAACGCTGGTTTGTCTCCCCGTACTCAACGTCCCCGGCTTTCTCGCCCAAGAGCGCTACCTCCCCATCTACGACCGGGACCTGAACCGGTCGTTCCCCGGCCGGGAGGGTTCGACCAGCGCCAAGCGGATGGCCTACCAGATATTCCGGAACTTCCTCGCGCCCTGCGACGTTGGTCTGGACTTCCACACCTCCACGCGCGGGCGAACAAACATGTTACACGTCCGGGGAGACGTGAACAACCCCGACGTGGCCCGCCTCGCCAAGGCGTTCGGGTCGAACGTCATCATCTCCTCGGAGGGACCCACGGGGTCGCTCCGCCGGGAGGCCACCGACTACGGCATCCCGACCATCACCATCGAGATGGGCGAGGCCCACCGCTTCCAGCGAGAATTCATCGACCGGGGTCTCGAAGGGGTAGAGAGCGTCCTCTCGGAGTACGGCGTCCACCGCACCGAGGCGGTGAAGTGGCCGGGATGGCGCACGGTAATCGACGACGCCAAGGAGAAGACGTGGATTCGGGCCGACGCGGGCGGACTCGTAGACATGCACCACGACCGCGGGTCGCTGGTCTACGAGGGCGACACCATCTGTACCATCACCAACCCATTCAAGACCGACAGCGAACCCGTCGAAGCGCCGTTCACCGGTCTGCTCGTCGGGGTGCTTGAGAACCCCGTCGTCTACCCCGGCAACCCGTTGTGTCACATGGTCGAACTCTCGGCCAAGACCCGGAAGGCGCTCAAGCGCGACCGCGCCCGGAGCGAGACCAGAGAGACGCCGACCCCACCGCCCACGACTCCGAACGGCCTGTAG
- a CDS encoding helix-turn-helix transcriptional regulator — MERRIDVLDRLLDDGRDKRELVGSLDCSRSTVDRAVRELESYDLVEYAEGEYRPTTFGRLAVEEYRRFERRVETLERLKPALEWLPVEEFDLDFGTLTDSKLVVSTPDDPYAPANHHADVASQAENFRALLPAVGLNQLEAGREAAVEGDQRQRIVVERDVAERLRERPHYADRIAEMLRSGRVEMWVYDGSIPYFLGLYDELVHVGVEDEDGMPRALIETDAEAVREWAESVYDEYRRAARKFESERLA, encoded by the coding sequence GTGGAGCGACGTATCGACGTTCTCGACCGGCTTTTGGACGACGGACGAGACAAGCGCGAACTCGTCGGGAGTCTCGACTGTTCGCGTTCGACGGTCGATAGGGCGGTTCGGGAACTGGAGTCGTACGACCTCGTGGAGTACGCCGAGGGGGAGTACCGACCGACGACGTTCGGGCGACTCGCGGTCGAGGAGTACCGACGGTTCGAGCGGCGCGTCGAAACGCTGGAGCGACTCAAGCCCGCGCTGGAGTGGCTTCCGGTCGAGGAGTTCGACCTCGACTTCGGAACGCTCACCGACTCGAAACTGGTGGTCTCGACGCCCGACGACCCCTACGCACCGGCCAACCACCACGCGGACGTGGCGTCGCAGGCCGAGAACTTTCGGGCGCTTCTCCCGGCGGTGGGCCTGAACCAACTGGAGGCCGGGCGGGAGGCCGCAGTCGAGGGCGACCAGCGCCAGCGCATCGTGGTCGAGCGAGACGTGGCGGAACGCCTCCGAGAACGACCGCACTACGCCGACCGAATCGCCGAGATGTTGCGGTCCGGGCGGGTCGAGATGTGGGTGTACGACGGGTCGATTCCGTACTTTCTGGGTCTCTACGACGAGTTGGTCCACGTCGGCGTCGAGGACGAAGACGGGATGCCCCGCGCGCTCATCGAGACCGACGCCGAGGCGGTGCGCGAGTGGGCCGAGTCGGTGTACGACGAGTATCGACGGGCCGCCCGGAAGTTCGAGAGCGAGCGACTCGCCTGA
- a CDS encoding succinate dehydrogenase, giving the protein MAERYSSFQSGSLSWLLQRVTAAFLVVVLAFHFFLLHFVNHASEVTFAGTTARMEQWGYLATMVLFLLTATFHGVNGVYAALLNQGLTGTKKTAVKGVLAIAGLALAAQGVYLALVMSGVM; this is encoded by the coding sequence ATGGCCGAGCGCTACTCCTCGTTCCAGAGCGGAAGCCTTTCGTGGCTTCTCCAGCGTGTCACGGCGGCGTTTCTCGTCGTGGTGCTGGCGTTCCACTTCTTCCTGCTCCACTTCGTGAACCACGCCTCCGAGGTGACGTTCGCCGGGACCACTGCCCGCATGGAGCAGTGGGGCTATCTCGCCACCATGGTTCTGTTCCTCCTGACCGCGACGTTCCACGGCGTCAACGGCGTCTACGCCGCGCTACTGAATCAGGGACTGACGGGAACGAAGAAGACCGCCGTGAAAGGTGTCCTCGCTATCGCCGGTCTCGCACTGGCGGCACAGGGCGTCTACCTCGCACTCGTCATGTCCGGAGTGATGTAA
- the sdhC gene encoding succinate dehydrogenase, cytochrome b556 subunit: MSQSYNRGLVEDFGRWREFTAGMWAWILHKFTGWVLVGYLFTHIAVLSTAISGANAYTDTIQGLESLLLVRVMEVGLLAVAVFHILNGVRLLFVDLGLGLESQDKSFYASLVVTGVIVLASIPTFLEGAF, translated from the coding sequence ATGAGTCAATCGTACAATCGAGGCCTCGTCGAAGACTTCGGCCGGTGGCGGGAGTTCACGGCCGGGATGTGGGCCTGGATACTCCACAAGTTCACCGGGTGGGTACTCGTCGGCTACCTGTTCACCCACATCGCCGTGCTGAGTACCGCTATCTCCGGTGCGAACGCGTACACCGACACGATTCAGGGGCTCGAAAGCCTGCTTCTCGTTCGGGTCATGGAGGTCGGACTGCTGGCAGTCGCCGTCTTCCACATTCTGAACGGCGTCCGCCTGCTGTTCGTGGACCTCGGACTCGGACTGGAGTCGCAGGACAAGAGCTTCTACGCGTCGTTGGTCGTTACGGGCGTCATCGTGCTGGCAAGTATCCCGACGTTCCTCGAGGGGGCGTTCTAA
- a CDS encoding ATP-grasp domain-containing protein, whose protein sequence is MTADGSGVRVGVLSLHNSKETKAILNAIDDLGHEPFWLREENTAVRVADGEVHLEPDVDIVTNRLLLSNTEQPSEALGLAKIYDSVLPVLNDPSSVMTAIHKFSAATAMANEGLPVPDALLALSNDRLNDGRGEFGEEAVYKTAIGTHGGGTWKVGPDELVNPRVGDRQAFLQELIERDDTRHRDLRVYVVGDRIVGAMNRYAPENDWRTNVALGGDVEDATDNLPREVADIARDAADTIGLDCAGVDLIEGHDGWYVLEVNPTAGFKGLFKATGKSAAPYIAQLAIERAGGTVDEQRVKELTATLDDSVPACKPRPKETGSGEPIVIGYTEEVILSGTSGSETVVAKSDTGATRTSIDTKLAAQIGAGPIKSIARVKSGSSKSSRSRPVVDVVVGVGGNRHTVTASIEDRGHMDYPVLLGRDILKHYQVNVQKRVDAEEEAEEEEEETNE, encoded by the coding sequence ATGACTGCAGACGGTTCAGGTGTGCGGGTCGGTGTACTCAGTCTCCACAACAGTAAAGAAACTAAGGCGATTCTCAACGCAATCGACGACCTCGGTCACGAACCCTTCTGGCTTCGGGAGGAGAACACGGCGGTTCGGGTGGCGGACGGAGAGGTCCACCTCGAACCCGACGTTGACATCGTGACGAATCGACTGTTGCTGTCGAACACCGAGCAACCCTCGGAGGCGCTCGGTCTCGCCAAGATTTACGACTCGGTTCTTCCGGTCCTCAACGACCCGAGTTCGGTCATGACGGCCATCCACAAGTTCTCGGCCGCCACCGCGATGGCCAACGAGGGCCTGCCGGTTCCCGACGCACTGCTGGCGCTGTCGAACGACCGACTCAACGACGGCCGGGGAGAGTTCGGCGAGGAAGCCGTCTACAAGACGGCAATCGGGACCCACGGCGGCGGGACGTGGAAGGTCGGCCCGGACGAACTCGTCAACCCGCGGGTAGGCGACCGTCAGGCCTTCCTGCAGGAACTCATCGAACGCGACGACACCCGTCACCGGGACCTCCGGGTGTACGTCGTCGGCGACCGCATCGTCGGCGCGATGAACCGCTACGCGCCCGAAAACGACTGGCGGACCAACGTCGCGTTGGGCGGCGACGTGGAGGACGCGACCGACAACCTGCCGCGGGAAGTGGCCGACATCGCCCGAGACGCGGCCGACACCATCGGTCTCGACTGTGCAGGCGTGGACCTCATCGAGGGTCACGACGGGTGGTACGTCCTCGAAGTCAACCCGACCGCTGGCTTCAAGGGCCTGTTCAAAGCGACCGGCAAGAGCGCCGCGCCGTACATCGCCCAACTCGCCATCGAACGCGCGGGCGGCACGGTGGACGAGCAGAGAGTCAAGGAGTTGACCGCCACGCTGGACGACTCGGTGCCCGCGTGCAAGCCCCGACCGAAAGAAACGGGGTCGGGCGAACCTATCGTCATCGGCTACACCGAGGAGGTCATCCTGAGCGGGACGAGTGGCTCAGAAACCGTGGTCGCCAAGTCCGACACGGGCGCGACCCGGACCAGCATCGACACCAAACTCGCCGCCCAAATCGGTGCCGGTCCCATCAAGAGCATCGCTCGCGTCAAGTCCGGGAGCAGTAAGTCGAGTCGCTCGCGGCCGGTCGTGGACGTGGTGGTCGGCGTCGGCGGCAACCGACACACGGTCACGGCGAGCATCGAGGACCGCGGTCACATGGACTACCCGGTCCTGCTCGGCCGGGACATCCTGAAGCACTATCAGGTGAACGTCCAGAAGCGCGTGGACGCCGAGGAAGAGGCCGAAGAGGAAGAAGAAGAGACCAACGAATAA
- a CDS encoding DNA-3-methyladenine glycosylase family protein, translating to MTDDAIAALRDDRYIGPLVAEYGPLTIDPAENFYSRFVTSILRQQVSMASAAATRERLFDAVEVTPEGVLAADPQTLRDAGLSRQKTEYVRNVAEAFVEEGYSRAYFADAPDEEVLAELTSITGVGTWTAKMQLMFSLGRPDVFPVGDLGIRKGMDALFDADLTRSEMVERAERWSPHRSYASLYLWRVDEDVTESVGEVTTL from the coding sequence ATGACCGACGACGCAATCGCGGCGCTCCGAGACGACCGGTACATCGGTCCGCTGGTCGCCGAGTACGGCCCGCTCACCATCGACCCCGCCGAGAACTTCTACTCGCGGTTCGTCACCTCCATCCTGCGCCAACAGGTGTCGATGGCGTCGGCGGCGGCGACCCGCGAGCGACTCTTCGACGCCGTGGAGGTGACGCCCGAGGGCGTCCTCGCCGCCGACCCCCAGACGCTCCGGGACGCCGGACTCTCGCGCCAGAAGACCGAGTACGTCCGGAACGTCGCCGAAGCGTTCGTGGAGGAAGGCTACTCGCGGGCGTACTTCGCCGACGCGCCCGACGAGGAGGTGCTGGCCGAACTCACCTCCATCACGGGCGTCGGGACGTGGACCGCGAAGATGCAACTCATGTTCTCGCTGGGCCGCCCCGACGTGTTCCCGGTGGGTGACCTCGGCATCCGGAAGGGGATGGACGCGCTGTTCGACGCCGACCTGACGCGCTCGGAGATGGTCGAACGCGCCGAGCGGTGGTCACCCCACCGGAGTTACGCCAGCCTCTACCTCTGGCGGGTAGACGAAGACGTGACCGAGAGCGTCGGCGAAGTGACGACGCTGTAG